From Vitis vinifera cultivar Pinot Noir 40024 chromosome 3, ASM3070453v1, the proteins below share one genomic window:
- the LOC100260651 gene encoding purple acid phosphatase, which translates to MMRPSSSSSSSSVGIVFAVLGLALNAAVLCNGGITSSFVRQAEKSVDMPLDSDVFAEPPGYNAPQQVHITQGDHSGKAVIVSWVTMAEPGSNTVLYWSEKSKVKMQAEASVVTYKYYNYASGYIHHCTIRNLEFDTKYYYEVGSGHVRRKFWFVTPPEVGPDVPYTFGLIGDLGQTYDSNMTLTHYELNPAKGKTVLYVGDLSYADNYPNHDNVRWDTWGRFVERSAAYQPWIWTTGNHEIDFAPEIGEFEPFKPFTHRYPVPFRASDSTSPSWYSVKRASAYIIVLASYSAYGKYTPQYEWLQQELPKVNRTETPWLIVLVHSPWYNSYNYHYMEGETMRVMFESWFVEYKVDVVFAGHVHAYERSERVSNIAYNIINGMCTPVKDQSAPVYITIGDGGNIEGLANNMTEPQPNYSAYREASFGHASFDIKNRTHAYYSWHRNEDGYAVEADSMWFFNRYWHPVDESSSS; encoded by the exons ATGATGAGgccgtcttcttcttcttcctcctcttctgTTGGGATTGTTTTTGCTGTTTTGGGTTTGGCGTTGAATGCCGCAGTGTTATGTAATGGAGGAATCACTAGTAGTTTTGTGAGGCAGGCGGAGAAAAGCGTTGATATGCCTCTTGACAGCGATGTCTTTGCTGAGCCTCCCGGCTATAATGCCCCTCAACAG GTTCATATAACACAAGGAGACCATTCGGGGAAGGCAGTGATCGTGTCATGGGTCACCATGGCTGAACCAGGTTCAAATACAGTGCTCTACTGGAGTGAAAAATCCAAGGTCAAAATGCAAGCAGAGGCATCCGTAGTAACCTATAAATATTACAATTACGCTTCTGGTTACATTCATCACTGCACCATCCGGAATTTGGAG TTCGACACTAAATATTACTATGAGGTTGGATCTGGACACGTTAGGAGGAAATTTTGGTTTGTGACTCCCCCTGAAGTTGGCCCGGATGTTCCATATACTTTTGGTCTTATAG GTGATCTTGGTCAGACTTATGATTCAAATATGACGCTTACCCATTATGAATTAAACCCAGCAAAAGGAAAAACAGTACTGTATGTTGGGGACCTCTCTTACGCTGACAACTACCCAAACCACGATAATGTTAGGTGGGATACATGGGGTAGGTTTGTTGAAAGAAGCGCTGCTTATCAACCTTGGATATGGACCACAGGAAACCACGAGATTGATTTTGCCCCTGAGATT GGTGAATTTGAACCCTTTAAGCCTTTTACTCACCGGTATCCAGTCCCTTTCAGAGCATCAGATAGCACCTCTCCCTCTTGGTACTCCGTTAAGAGGGCTTCAGCATATATCATTGTATTGGCTTCTTACTCAGCATACG GGAAGTACACTCCTCAATATGAATGGCTCCAACAGGAGCTACCCAAAGTTAACAGGACAGAGACACCATGGTTGATTGTTCTTGTGCATTCCCCATGGTATAACAGTTACAACTATCATTATATGGAAGGGGAAACCATGAGAGTCATGTTTGAGTCATGGTTTGTAGAGTACAAAGTTGATGTTGTGTTTGCTGGTCATGTTCACGCATACGAAAGATCT GAACGTGTATCCAACATTGCATACAATATCATCAATGGCATGTGCACTCCTGTAAAGGACCAGTCTGCACCCGTATACATAACCATTGGTGATGGAGGAAACATCGAAGGCTTGGCAAACAA CATGACAGAGCCACAGCCAAACTACTCTGCATACCGAGAAGCCAGTTTTGGACACGCTAGTTTTGATATCAAGAACCGAACCCATGCTTATTACAGTTGGCACCGGAATGAAGATGGATATGCTGTGGAAGCTGATTCTATGTGGTTTTTCAACAGATACTGGCACCCGGTTGATGAATCCTCAAGCTCAtga